One window of the Solanum stenotomum isolate F172 chromosome 11, ASM1918654v1, whole genome shotgun sequence genome contains the following:
- the LOC125845741 gene encoding uncharacterized protein LOC125845741: protein MNLRQGGMSVKEYSLKFTQLSKHALTLVANPRARMNKFVMVVSRLVEEECRKAILIHDMTISRFLVYAQQIEETKLKKMNRDVKSLRTQDGNLSKGRFEAQGTPRFKNRFSNQGTSSTPKVNKDMVPTPKPQGGSGGGSYVERLTCAKFGKKHGGKCLVGTNECFSCCKSGHMKRGFLLIRAQGREGKQVPPSGSNSDAPKKNHFYALQSRSDQEGSPNAVTGVLQVFTINVYALLDPGATLSFVTPSVAMKFDVLPVKNANAAPPVPDQEVSSAEFRNAFQMLAQSVVNQNNQRAPVPVNANVGFFPIELSEARA, encoded by the exons ATGAACCTTCGTCAAGGTGggatgagtgtgaaagagtactcactcaagttcacccaactatccaagcATGCTCTAACATTGGTGGCCAATCCAAGGGCTAGGATGAATAAGTTTGTAATGGTGGTTTCCAGGTTAGTTGAAGAAGAATGCCGAAAGGCAATCCTTATTCATGACATGACTATCTCAAGGTTCTTGGtatatgctcaacaaattgaggagacCAAACTCAAGAAAATGAATAGGGATGTAAAGAGTCTTAGGACCCAGGATGGAAATTTGTCTAAGGGTAGATTTGAAGCTCAAGGCACACCAAGGTTTAAGAATAGGTTTTCTAATCAAGGCACTTCTAGCACTCCTAAGGTCAACAAAGATATGGTGCCTACACCAAAGCCACAAGGTGGTAGTGGAGGTGGTTCTTATGTTGAGAGACTAACTTGTGCAAAGTTTGGCAAGAAGCATGGGGGCAAGTGTCTTGTGGGCACGAATGAGTGTTTTAGTTGTTGTAAGAGTGGCCACATGAAGAGGGGTTTCCTTCTGATAAGGGCTCAAGGGAGAGAGGGCAAGCAAGTCCCTCCGAGTGGCTCCAACTCCGATGCTCCCAAGAAGAATCacttttatgctctccaatctaggAGTGATCAAGAGGGGTCTCCGAACGCTGTTACCGGTGTGTTGCAAGTATTTacaattaatgtttatgcattgttagacccCGGTGCCACTTTATCTTTTGTCACTCCTTCagtggctatgaaatttgatgtacTCCCTGTAAA gaacgcaAATGCAGCTCCTCCGGTCCCTGATCAAGAAGTGTCGAGTGCAGAGTTCAGAAATGCctttcagatgttggctcaaaGTGTGGtgaaccagaacaatcagcgggcTCCAGTTCCGGTAAATGCCaatgttgg gtttttccccatagagttgagcGAAGCAAGGGCctag